The Aequorivita sublithincola DSM 14238 genome window below encodes:
- a CDS encoding GbsR/MarR family transcriptional regulator, translating to MIKENISKENSLLIEEIGLVIEERADLPPLAARIYATLILASDDGLTFEDITEMHQASKSAASNNLNVLFKLEYVAYFTKPGERKRYLKASKFYVKTAIEKYSELFEKEVRVVGKINEFNRKYNPEKFKNERSEGILYQEYLTNLTEGFKKKMKEVENMQQQEDIF from the coding sequence ATGATAAAAGAAAATATATCTAAAGAGAATAGTTTATTGATTGAAGAGATAGGATTAGTCATTGAAGAACGAGCTGACTTACCGCCACTGGCAGCACGCATATATGCAACACTGATTTTAGCATCAGATGATGGATTGACTTTTGAGGATATCACAGAAATGCATCAGGCAAGTAAAAGCGCCGCTTCAAATAATCTGAATGTATTGTTCAAGCTTGAATATGTAGCATATTTTACAAAGCCTGGAGAACGAAAACGCTATCTTAAAGCATCGAAGTTTTATGTAAAAACCGCCATAGAAAAGTATAGCGAGTTATTTGAGAAGGAAGTTCGCGTTGTAGGTAAAATAAACGAATTCAATAGAAAATACAATCCTGAAAAGTTTAAAAATGAAAGATCCGAAGGAATACTATATCAAGAATATCTCACTAATTTAACTGAAGGCTTTAAAAAGAAAATGAAAGAGGTTGAAAATATGCAACAGCAAGAAGATATTTTTTAA
- a CDS encoding dipeptidase: MKSAKPYIEKNKDRFIDELIELLKIPSISADSAYKKDVLKTAEAVKKQLEKAGCDAVEICETPGYPIVYGEKMIDKKLPTILVYGHYDVQPPDPLDLWESPPFEPVIKKTKLHPEGAIFARGSCDDKGQMYMHVKALEYMTETDQLPCNVKFMIEGEEEVGSSSLEWFVSKNHDKLANDVILISDTGMISKNTPSITTGLRGLSYVEVEVTGPNRDLHSGLYGGAVANPINVLTKMIASLHDENNHITIPGFYDDVEELSKEEREKMAEAPFNLKDYEESIAIDSVYGEKGYSTNERNSIRPTLDVNGIWGGYIGEGAKTVIASQAFAKISMRLVPNQDWKKITELFKNHFESIAPKGVRVKVKPHHGGQAYVTPINSLGYKAAEKAYEETFGKTPIPQRSGGSIPIVALFEKELKSKTILMGFGLDSDAIHSPNEHFGIWNYLKGIETIPQFYHFFTEMSK, encoded by the coding sequence ATGAAAAGTGCAAAACCTTATATTGAAAAAAACAAAGATCGATTTATAGATGAATTGATCGAATTACTTAAAATACCATCAATCAGCGCAGATTCAGCATACAAAAAAGATGTTCTTAAAACTGCGGAAGCCGTGAAAAAACAACTTGAAAAAGCGGGTTGCGATGCAGTTGAAATATGTGAAACGCCAGGATACCCTATTGTTTACGGCGAAAAGATGATTGACAAAAAATTACCAACCATTTTGGTGTATGGCCATTACGATGTGCAACCGCCAGATCCATTGGATTTATGGGAAAGTCCGCCATTTGAACCTGTAATCAAAAAAACAAAATTACATCCTGAAGGAGCCATTTTCGCCCGAGGAAGTTGTGATGATAAAGGCCAAATGTATATGCACGTAAAAGCTCTGGAATATATGACCGAAACCGACCAACTGCCCTGCAACGTAAAATTTATGATTGAAGGCGAAGAGGAAGTGGGTAGTAGTAGCTTGGAATGGTTTGTTTCAAAAAACCACGATAAACTTGCTAACGATGTTATTTTAATAAGCGACACTGGGATGATTTCTAAAAATACTCCTTCAATAACAACAGGTCTTCGCGGTCTTAGTTATGTAGAAGTAGAAGTTACTGGTCCAAATCGAGATTTACACAGCGGACTTTATGGAGGCGCGGTAGCAAACCCAATAAATGTGCTGACTAAAATGATTGCCTCACTTCACGATGAAAATAATCATATCACTATTCCTGGGTTTTATGATGACGTAGAAGAACTTTCAAAAGAAGAACGAGAGAAAATGGCTGAGGCACCTTTCAACTTAAAAGATTACGAAGAATCTATAGCTATTGATTCAGTGTATGGCGAAAAAGGATATTCAACAAATGAGCGAAATTCTATCCGGCCAACTTTAGATGTAAACGGAATTTGGGGTGGTTACATTGGTGAAGGTGCAAAAACCGTAATAGCAAGCCAAGCTTTCGCGAAAATAAGTATGCGTTTGGTGCCAAATCAAGATTGGAAAAAGATAACAGAACTTTTCAAAAATCACTTTGAAAGTATTGCTCCAAAAGGTGTTCGCGTAAAAGTGAAACCGCATCACGGCGGGCAAGCTTACGTTACGCCAATTAATAGTTTAGGCTATAAAGCAGCTGAAAAAGCATATGAAGAAACCTTCGGGAAAACTCCAATTCCGCAACGAAGCGGCGGAAGTATTCCAATTGTAGCTTTGTTTGAAAAAGAATTGAAAAGCAAAACTATTTTAATGGGCTTTGGTTTGGATAGTGACGCCATTCACTCACCTAACGAACATTTTGGTATTTGGAACTATTTAAAGGGAATTGAGACTATTCCTCAGTTTTATCATTTCTTTACGGAGATGAGTAAGTAA
- a CDS encoding LytR/AlgR family response regulator transcription factor, translated as MSFAKLANFLSQPYPFYYRGKTLLVISSCIFALTFLFNYFFQPFQVNLSEHRMGYEWICLIHALIPSLLFLIIFSLVQQINDIDDKWNVKEEILGIFGYLILVGIFNFLVRDFIYNNPDNWSLHHFWVELKNTLLAGILFIFIFIPLNFKRLYDRYKEKSAKLIPFQSSLKPSEIETSIPIKTQLIADDFELEIQQFLFAKAEKNYLEIFFENEIKNEIEIQKLVKRITLTQLESQLNDFGFVVKIHRSYLVNLKKVESISGNAQGYQLRLKNFESSIPVSRSNISTFEEKMKFLTHTS; from the coding sequence ATGAGCTTCGCAAAACTGGCTAACTTCCTTTCTCAGCCTTATCCTTTTTACTATCGAGGAAAAACTTTGCTCGTAATTTCTTCGTGTATTTTTGCACTTACATTTCTCTTCAATTATTTTTTTCAACCTTTTCAAGTGAATCTTTCAGAGCACAGAATGGGTTATGAATGGATTTGCCTTATTCACGCCTTGATTCCTTCACTTTTGTTTTTAATCATCTTTTCATTGGTTCAGCAAATCAATGATATTGATGACAAATGGAATGTAAAAGAAGAGATTTTAGGGATATTTGGTTATTTAATTCTCGTGGGAATTTTCAATTTCTTGGTTCGCGATTTTATTTATAATAATCCTGATAATTGGTCACTTCACCATTTCTGGGTTGAATTGAAAAACACATTACTCGCCGGAATTTTATTTATCTTTATCTTTATTCCTTTGAATTTTAAACGTCTTTACGATCGTTACAAAGAAAAATCTGCAAAACTAATTCCTTTTCAATCTTCACTGAAACCTTCTGAAATTGAAACTTCAATTCCTATAAAAACACAATTGATAGCTGATGATTTTGAACTAGAAATCCAACAATTTCTTTTCGCAAAAGCCGAAAAAAATTACTTAGAAATCTTTTTCGAAAACGAAATCAAAAACGAAATCGAAATTCAGAAATTGGTAAAGAGAATCACGCTAACTCAACTTGAAAGTCAATTAAATGATTTTGGTTTTGTAGTGAAAATCCACCGTTCGTATTTAGTTAACCTAAAAAAAGTTGAAAGCATCTCTGGGAATGCACAAGGCTATCAATTAAGACTAAAGAATTTCGAAAGTTCAATTCCAGTTTCTCGAAGTAATATTTCAACTTTTGAAGAAAAGATGAAGTTTTTGACCCATACTTCTTGA
- a CDS encoding methyltransferase family protein produces MEQAKIALRIAWIVFLIVWILGALQTKKTDNQEPLLKRFLWYWLPLIIAGLLLGPTEWFMGMWIRENFVEHTDLVGITGASIAWLGTLLACWSRLLLGKNWSVSVQLKEGHELITKGPYKIIRHPIYTAILLLFLGNILIVGDYRGILAIVIVFVSLWRKLKLEELWLAEYFGEGYLIYKAKSKALFPWVL; encoded by the coding sequence ATGGAACAAGCCAAAATAGCACTGCGTATTGCCTGGATAGTATTTCTAATCGTTTGGATACTTGGAGCACTTCAAACCAAAAAAACTGATAATCAAGAACCGCTTCTAAAACGTTTTTTGTGGTATTGGTTACCACTAATTATTGCAGGTCTACTTTTAGGTCCAACCGAATGGTTTATGGGTATGTGGATAAGAGAAAATTTTGTAGAACATACCGATTTGGTTGGAATTACAGGTGCAAGTATCGCTTGGCTGGGAACTTTGCTCGCTTGCTGGTCGCGCTTGCTACTTGGAAAAAACTGGAGTGTTTCTGTTCAGTTGAAGGAAGGCCATGAACTTATAACAAAGGGACCTTATAAAATTATTCGTCATCCAATTTACACTGCGATATTGCTTCTCTTTTTGGGTAATATACTAATTGTGGGCGATTACCGTGGAATTTTGGCAATAGTAATCGTTTTTGTTTCCCTTTGGCGAAAATTGAAACTGGAAGAGCTGTGGCTTGCAGAATATTTTGGAGAAGGTTACTTAATTTATAAAGCAAAAAGCAAAGCGTTGTTTCCTTGGGTTTTATGA
- a CDS encoding type II toxin-antitoxin system RelE family toxin, whose protein sequence is MTYKVSIKKSAVKILNKIQEPYYSSIKSSILQLGENPRPQGYIKLKGREAYRIRISDYRIIYEIFDNELIVDVVALGHRKDIY, encoded by the coding sequence ATGACTTATAAGGTTTCCATAAAGAAAAGCGCTGTAAAAATTTTAAATAAAATTCAAGAACCTTATTATTCTTCTATTAAATCTTCAATACTCCAATTAGGAGAAAATCCCCGACCACAGGGATATATAAAGTTAAAAGGACGAGAAGCTTACCGTATTCGAATTTCAGATTACAGAATAATTTATGAAATTTTCGATAATGAATTAATAGTAGATGTTGTTGCTTTAGGCCATCGAAAAGATATTTATTAA
- a CDS encoding PhnA domain-containing protein: MSLEKELQQRSDNKCELCGNEENLTVFEVPNSPTDVADTSILICTTCNDQIEDPEKVESNHWRCLNDSMWSTVPAVQVVAWRMLNRLKAEGWPQDLLDMMYLEDETKEWAKAGVEDARGEKLIHRDSNGVILEAGDSVVLIKDLKVKGSSMVAKQGTAVRRISLDHENEKYIEGKVDGQQIVLITDFVKKI, from the coding sequence ATGAGCCTAGAGAAAGAACTACAGCAGCGAAGCGACAATAAATGTGAGCTATGTGGAAACGAAGAAAACCTAACTGTTTTTGAAGTGCCAAACTCGCCAACAGATGTTGCCGATACAAGTATTTTAATCTGTACTACTTGCAATGACCAAATTGAAGATCCCGAAAAAGTAGAATCTAACCATTGGCGTTGTTTAAATGATAGTATGTGGAGCACTGTTCCGGCCGTTCAAGTTGTGGCTTGGCGTATGCTAAATCGTTTAAAAGCTGAAGGCTGGCCACAAGATTTGCTAGACATGATGTATCTGGAAGATGAAACCAAGGAATGGGCAAAAGCTGGAGTTGAAGACGCCAGAGGCGAAAAACTTATTCACCGTGATAGCAACGGCGTAATTTTAGAAGCTGGTGATTCTGTAGTGTTAATTAAAGACTTAAAAGTAAAAGGTAGCAGTATGGTTGCCAAACAGGGAACGGCCGTTCGTAGGATTTCCTTAGATCACGAAAACGAAAAATACATTGAAGGGAAAGTGGACGGTCAGCAAATTGTGCTTATTACTGATTTTGTGAAGAAGATTTAA
- a CDS encoding BlaI/MecI/CopY family transcriptional regulator translates to MTLSNAEEQLMQFLWKKERALMKELIDAYPDPKPATTTVATLLKRMQDKNFVDYKQLGRSREYFPLVKKKDYFSKHVNGLIKNFFNNSPSQFASFFTEETNLSKKELEELKTLIDSEIKKK, encoded by the coding sequence ATGACACTCTCAAACGCCGAAGAACAACTAATGCAATTCCTCTGGAAAAAGGAACGCGCCTTAATGAAAGAGCTAATAGATGCTTATCCAGACCCAAAACCTGCAACCACAACTGTGGCAACACTTTTAAAGCGAATGCAGGACAAAAATTTTGTAGATTATAAACAACTAGGTCGCTCGCGTGAATACTTTCCATTGGTGAAAAAGAAAGATTATTTCTCAAAACACGTAAATGGATTGATTAAAAATTTCTTCAACAATAGCCCGTCACAATTTGCTTCATTTTTTACTGAAGAAACCAATCTTTCCAAAAAAGAGTTGGAAGAATTAAAGACCTTGATTGATTCTGAAATTAAAAAGAAATGA
- a CDS encoding M56 family metallopeptidase, protein MYLLKSAVCLTVLFVFYKLVLENTSVHNFKRFYLFGSLLVSFTIPLITFTTYIEASLFTTVFAERNSQIIISEPEDVVNYWRFVIWTIYGLGVLFFSVKFFKNLFTLVEKIKKNPKFKNHSFINILLSENVIPHTFFNYIFLNKTQFENHEIPEEVMLHEETHARQKHSLDVIFVEILQIVFWFNPLFYFIKRSIKLNHEFLADHAVLNAGIETSAYQKILLAFSSNALTPSLAHSLNYSSIKKRFTVMKTHTSKRAIWLRSLLLLPLLSILIYGFSTKEVLIEQTQKSTVFTTDTIEDIRVVIDKNSKLTLNGIPVELTDLKTEINKRNTHLTTEQKQKYISANVGFYNEKDKVLAENITEIFYANNLRNLSMSNIKNLEDANLDTNVIVNSYSGKTTEEAEVLHKAYLKDLEKFKAAKANVKNDENNPWSVQVGEPEERDENTGKIIQQKATKAEIAEYNKLAKKYNDIDIEKRIIKKNDLARLEFIYKKMSDEQKANAEPFPECIPPPPPPPPPPPPPPPPPPPTFSISEDQKKFSEATYYYKGELITYERANELLEKNNNLGIYIDKSGSYPGTIHLYEEPFDITKIVVPKPPKAPSVENEN, encoded by the coding sequence ATGTACCTATTAAAATCCGCAGTCTGCCTCACCGTACTTTTCGTCTTTTACAAATTGGTTTTGGAAAATACTTCTGTCCATAATTTTAAGCGTTTTTATCTTTTCGGAAGTTTATTGGTTTCTTTTACAATTCCGCTTATCACTTTTACTACTTATATTGAAGCATCGCTGTTTACCACGGTTTTCGCTGAACGAAATTCACAAATTATTATATCAGAACCTGAAGACGTTGTTAATTACTGGCGGTTTGTTATATGGACTATTTATGGTTTGGGTGTTTTGTTTTTCAGTGTAAAGTTTTTTAAAAATCTTTTCACTTTAGTTGAAAAAATAAAGAAGAACCCAAAATTTAAAAATCATAGTTTTATAAATATTCTTCTAAGTGAAAATGTAATCCCTCATACTTTCTTCAATTACATTTTTCTAAACAAAACACAATTTGAAAACCACGAAATTCCTGAAGAAGTGATGCTTCACGAAGAAACCCACGCGCGCCAAAAACATAGTTTGGACGTAATCTTTGTTGAAATTCTACAAATTGTGTTTTGGTTCAATCCCTTGTTTTATTTCATAAAAAGAAGCATCAAATTAAACCACGAGTTTTTAGCTGATCACGCAGTTTTGAACGCTGGCATAGAAACTTCAGCATATCAAAAAATATTACTGGCATTCTCATCAAATGCTTTAACGCCTTCATTGGCACATTCACTCAATTATTCATCCATCAAAAAACGATTTACAGTTATGAAAACACACACATCTAAAAGAGCCATTTGGTTAAGAAGTTTATTGCTATTGCCATTGCTTTCCATATTGATTTATGGATTTAGCACGAAAGAAGTTTTAATAGAACAAACTCAAAAAAGTACTGTTTTTACCACAGACACTATTGAAGATATTAGGGTTGTTATTGATAAAAACTCTAAACTAACTTTAAACGGAATTCCTGTTGAATTGACTGATCTTAAAACAGAAATCAATAAACGAAATACACATTTAACAACCGAGCAAAAGCAAAAATATATTTCTGCGAATGTGGGGTTTTATAATGAAAAGGATAAAGTTTTAGCTGAAAATATAACAGAAATATTTTATGCGAATAACCTGAGAAACCTAAGCATGTCTAATATAAAAAACTTGGAAGATGCCAATTTGGACACAAACGTTATAGTAAATTCATATTCAGGAAAAACTACTGAAGAAGCTGAAGTTTTGCACAAAGCGTATTTAAAAGATCTTGAGAAATTTAAAGCGGCAAAAGCTAATGTGAAAAATGATGAAAACAATCCGTGGTCAGTTCAAGTTGGCGAACCTGAAGAAAGAGACGAAAATACAGGGAAAATTATTCAACAAAAAGCAACCAAAGCTGAAATTGCAGAATACAACAAGCTGGCAAAAAAATACAATGATATTGACATTGAAAAACGTATAATCAAAAAGAACGATTTAGCTCGCTTGGAATTCATTTACAAAAAAATGAGTGACGAACAAAAAGCAAATGCAGAACCATTTCCGGAGTGTATTCCACCACCACCACCACCACCACCACCACCACCACCACCACCGCCACCACCACCACCAACCTTTTCAATTTCAGAAGACCAAAAGAAATTCAGTGAAGCAACGTATTACTATAAAGGAGAGTTAATCACTTATGAAAGGGCAAACGAGCTACTCGAAAAAAACAATAATCTAGGGATTTATATAGACAAGTCAGGGAGTTATCCGGGCACCATTCATTTATACGAAGAACCTTTTGATATAACTAAAATTGTTGTTCCAAAACCTCCAAAAGCACCTTCTGTAGAAAACGAAAATTAA
- a CDS encoding M1 family metallopeptidase, whose translation MKYSKSSFLLSLLLFTFCFAAISQVQEVKQDNQQLFDNFSYRQGNVYRSASGKPGPEYWQNSADYKLEATLDDKNHTVSGNVNIHYTNNSPETLDFIWLYLEQDRFTENSRGTLTTPVQGNRYNGDVEGGFELTNVSAKTKTGTSSKYLITDTRMQLWLDKPLAAKGGEVDIKMNFKFKVPVEGMDRMGRLEVKDGTIYAIAQWYPRVAVFDDVVGWNTDPYLGAGEFYCEYGNYDVKITAPADQTVVCSGVLQNPKDVLTAEQQKRWSQAEKSDKTVYIIQPDEVGKPVAHAKTSGTITWHFKMENTRDVAWASSKTFIWDAARMNLGDGKSGLAQSVYPKESAGDKAWKRSTEFTKASIEFYSKTYFTYPYQNAINVAASVGGMEYPGVSFCHYQSHDADLWDVTDHEFGHNWFPMIVGSNERRYPWMDEGFNTFINHYSTKAFNNGEFPTSTDKPKSIVRYLSFDQREGIDTYPDVAHPFNLAYTAYYKPAAGLYMLREYILGPERFDNAFKSYISTWAYKHPQPNDFFNHIENVAGEDLSWFWKGWFYGNGNIDLGISEVKPYNGNYLITVENDGQIPMPVQLQVIYTDNTTENINLPVEIWQRGNSWEHLLKTTKQVQRVVLDPDKMLPDVNPLNDTWNKL comes from the coding sequence ATGAAATATTCAAAAAGTAGTTTTCTACTATCACTACTCCTTTTCACCTTTTGCTTTGCGGCAATTTCACAAGTTCAGGAAGTAAAACAAGACAATCAGCAGCTTTTCGATAATTTCAGTTATAGGCAGGGTAATGTGTATCGTTCAGCTTCTGGAAAACCTGGCCCAGAATATTGGCAGAATTCTGCAGATTACAAGTTGGAAGCCACTTTGGACGATAAAAACCACACCGTTTCTGGTAATGTGAATATTCATTACACAAATAATAGTCCTGAAACCTTAGATTTTATTTGGCTTTATTTGGAGCAGGATCGTTTCACCGAAAATTCCAGAGGAACACTTACAACTCCAGTGCAAGGAAATCGCTATAATGGCGATGTTGAAGGCGGTTTTGAATTAACAAATGTTTCAGCTAAAACAAAAACCGGAACTTCTTCGAAATACTTAATCACTGATACCCGAATGCAACTATGGTTGGATAAACCACTTGCCGCAAAAGGCGGCGAAGTTGATATAAAAATGAATTTCAAGTTCAAAGTACCTGTTGAAGGTATGGACCGAATGGGTCGTCTTGAAGTGAAGGACGGAACAATTTACGCCATTGCGCAATGGTATCCACGTGTTGCGGTTTTTGATGATGTTGTGGGTTGGAATACTGACCCTTATTTAGGAGCAGGCGAATTTTATTGCGAATATGGAAATTACGATGTAAAAATCACCGCTCCGGCGGATCAGACAGTTGTTTGTTCTGGAGTTTTGCAAAACCCAAAAGATGTGCTAACAGCTGAACAACAAAAACGTTGGTCACAAGCTGAAAAAAGTGATAAAACGGTTTATATAATTCAGCCAGACGAAGTTGGTAAACCAGTGGCTCACGCCAAAACTAGCGGAACCATTACTTGGCATTTCAAAATGGAAAACACGCGCGATGTGGCTTGGGCTTCTTCAAAAACATTTATTTGGGATGCGGCGCGTATGAATTTAGGCGATGGAAAATCAGGATTAGCTCAATCTGTTTATCCAAAGGAAAGCGCTGGCGATAAGGCTTGGAAACGCTCTACAGAATTTACGAAAGCTTCAATTGAATTTTACTCAAAAACCTATTTTACTTATCCATACCAAAACGCAATAAACGTTGCAGCTAGTGTTGGCGGAATGGAATATCCTGGCGTTAGTTTTTGTCATTACCAAAGCCACGATGCAGATCTTTGGGATGTTACCGACCACGAATTTGGACACAACTGGTTCCCAATGATTGTTGGGAGTAATGAACGCCGCTACCCTTGGATGGACGAAGGTTTCAATACTTTTATAAATCATTACAGTACAAAGGCTTTTAATAATGGCGAATTTCCTACTAGTACAGACAAGCCTAAAAGCATAGTGCGTTATTTATCCTTTGACCAGCGTGAAGGCATAGACACCTATCCAGATGTTGCGCATCCATTTAATCTTGCATATACCGCCTATTATAAACCAGCAGCTGGGTTATATATGCTTCGTGAATACATTCTTGGACCAGAACGTTTTGATAATGCTTTTAAAAGTTACATCAGCACTTGGGCCTACAAACACCCTCAACCAAATGACTTTTTTAACCACATAGAAAACGTTGCAGGTGAGGATTTATCTTGGTTTTGGAAAGGCTGGTTTTATGGCAATGGCAACATAGATTTGGGTATTTCTGAAGTAAAACCTTATAATGGAAACTATTTGATTACAGTTGAAAACGATGGCCAAATTCCAATGCCAGTGCAACTTCAAGTTATTTATACAGACAATACAACAGAAAACATAAATCTTCCTGTAGAAATCTGGCAACGTGGCAATAGCTGGGAACATCTTCTAAAGACCACAAAACAAGTGCAACGTGTAGTGTTAGATCCAGATAAAATGCTACCAGACGTAAATCCTTTAAATGATACTTGGAATAAACTTTAA
- a CDS encoding CPXCG motif-containing cysteine-rich protein — translation MYEHFFQCPHCWEEISMLLDTSVRKQKYIEDCEICCNPLELEVSFEDGELVGFSVNNLEQ, via the coding sequence ATGTACGAACACTTTTTTCAATGTCCACATTGCTGGGAAGAGATTTCGATGTTGCTGGATACTTCAGTAAGAAAGCAAAAATATATTGAGGATTGTGAAATTTGTTGTAATCCTCTGGAACTAGAAGTAAGTTTTGAAGATGGTGAACTTGTTGGGTTTTCTGTAAACAACTTAGAGCAGTAA
- a CDS encoding ABC-F family ATP-binding cassette domain-containing protein, whose translation MINIHNLSVSFQGDYLFEKITFQLKPGDRVGLVGKNGAGKSTLLKIIAGEQEYDTGQIATDKEISIGFLKQDIDFQKGRNVLEESYEAFTEIKRLEKQLAEINTQLAERTDYESDSYHQLMVDLNDVQHQYEIHGGYNYQGETERILQGLGFQREDFTKLTETFSGGWRMRIELAKLLLQNNDILLLDEPTNHLDIESILWLEEFLKNYQGAVVIVSHDKMFLDNVTNRTIEISLGKIYDFNKPYTQYLVLRNELREQQLASQKNQQKQIEQTEKLIDKFRAKASKATMAQSLIKKLDKIDRIEVDEDDNSVMTLRFPVSVTPGKVVIDAEKITKSYGDKDVLNGVDLLVDRDSKIAFVGQNGQGKSTLAKIIVKEIEYGGKLTLGHNVQIGYFAQNQADYLDGTKTVLDTMIDAANEKNRSKVRDILGSFLFRGEEVEKYVRVLSGGERNRLALAKLLLQPFNVLVMDEPTNHLDIKSKNVLKDALKSFEGTLLLVSHDRDFLQGLTNKVYEFKDRHIKEYLGDIDYFLEQRNLQNLREAEKRTVVSEVKEKRSAGEEYEIQKKLKSVKNKLSNVESSIASLEKEIATIDTELLINYEETIAKPHFFDKYQEKKKKLKKLMEEWEILQETVESLS comes from the coding sequence ATGATCAATATTCATAATCTTTCGGTTTCCTTTCAAGGCGACTATTTGTTCGAAAAAATTACCTTTCAACTAAAACCTGGCGATCGGGTTGGTTTGGTTGGTAAGAATGGTGCGGGAAAATCTACCTTACTGAAAATCATTGCTGGCGAACAGGAATATGATACAGGCCAAATAGCGACGGACAAGGAGATTTCAATTGGTTTCCTAAAACAAGATATTGATTTTCAAAAGGGAAGAAACGTTTTGGAAGAATCCTACGAAGCCTTCACCGAAATTAAAAGACTTGAAAAACAACTTGCGGAAATAAACACCCAACTTGCCGAACGAACGGATTATGAAAGTGATAGTTATCATCAGCTGATGGTAGATTTAAATGATGTTCAACATCAATACGAAATTCACGGCGGTTACAACTACCAAGGAGAAACAGAACGAATTTTACAAGGTCTAGGTTTCCAAAGGGAAGATTTTACGAAGCTTACCGAAACCTTTTCTGGAGGTTGGCGAATGCGTATTGAGCTTGCAAAACTCTTGCTTCAAAACAACGATATTTTGTTGCTGGATGAGCCTACAAACCACTTGGATATTGAATCCATTTTGTGGTTAGAAGAGTTTTTGAAGAATTATCAAGGAGCAGTAGTAATCGTTTCTCACGATAAAATGTTCTTAGATAACGTAACAAATAGAACCATAGAGATTTCCCTTGGAAAGATTTACGATTTCAACAAACCATACACACAATATTTAGTGCTTCGTAATGAATTGCGTGAGCAGCAACTGGCTTCGCAAAAAAACCAGCAAAAGCAGATTGAACAAACTGAAAAGCTGATTGATAAATTTAGAGCCAAGGCAAGTAAAGCCACAATGGCGCAGTCGCTCATAAAAAAGTTAGACAAGATTGACCGGATTGAAGTAGATGAAGATGATAACAGCGTGATGACGTTGCGATTTCCAGTTTCTGTTACACCTGGAAAAGTTGTAATAGACGCTGAAAAAATCACAAAAAGTTACGGCGATAAAGATGTTTTAAACGGCGTAGATCTTTTGGTAGATCGCGATAGCAAGATTGCTTTTGTTGGTCAAAACGGCCAAGGAAAATCTACTTTGGCAAAAATAATTGTCAAAGAAATTGAATATGGCGGTAAACTTACCTTAGGCCATAACGTACAGATCGGTTACTTTGCCCAAAATCAAGCTGATTATTTGGACGGAACTAAAACCGTTCTGGACACGATGATTGATGCGGCAAACGAAAAAAACCGTAGCAAGGTTCGTGATATTTTAGGTTCTTTTCTTTTTAGAGGAGAAGAAGTGGAAAAATATGTCCGCGTGTTAAGTGGTGGTGAGCGAAACCGTTTGGCATTGGCGAAATTGTTATTGCAGCCTTTCAATGTTTTGGTGATGGATGAACCTACAAACCACTTAGATATAAAATCTAAAAACGTTTTGAAAGATGCCTTGAAAAGCTTCGAGGGAACTTTGCTTCTAGTTTCTCACGATCGTGATTTTCTTCAAGGATTAACCAATAAAGTATATGAATTCAAGGATCGTCACATCAAGGAATATTTAGGTGATATTGATTATTTCTTAGAACAACGAAACCTTCAAAACCTTCGCGAAGCAGAAAAGCGAACCGTTGTTTCCGAAGTAAAGGAAAAACGAAGCGCTGGCGAAGAGTATGAAATTCAGAAAAAACTGAAATCAGTTAAAAATAAACTGAGTAATGTGGAATCTTCAATTGCTTCGTTGGAAAAAGAAATTGCAACAATTGATACCGAATTGCTCATCAATTACGAAGAAACCATTGCAAAACCTCACTTTTTTGACAAATATCAAGAAAAGAAAAAGAAACTTAAAAAATTGATGGAAGAATGGGAAATCCTTCAAGAGACAGTGGAGTCGCTGTCATAA